One window from the genome of Acidimicrobiales bacterium encodes:
- a CDS encoding branched-chain amino acid ABC transporter permease — MDVWGVFLIALTFAVGSNGATYALSAVGLNVQFGYTGLLNFGHVASMGLGAYGVAIAVHQWHWSLWAGVALGFGLSIALSLLVGFTTLRLRADYLAVVTIAIAEMLRIVANAAPSKSVTNSAEGINLFNGTYRSLDPLSTGSYGWGRFSFTSTELWTMIVGWGLVASSSLLVWALMRSPWGRVLRAIREDEDAARALGKNVFAYKLQSLVLGGAIAALSGMLIALNDDYTDPTKWVAGFTFYVFTVVILGGPGRILGPIVGAMLFWFLLEFSEGLLNTVTSHHFAGLWGWLDPVLHHPIDAGTLAAVRFALVGLGLMLLMIFRPQGIFGDKAEMMLHD, encoded by the coding sequence ATGGACGTGTGGGGCGTGTTCCTGATCGCGTTGACGTTCGCGGTGGGATCGAACGGGGCCACGTACGCGCTGTCGGCCGTCGGCCTGAACGTGCAGTTCGGCTACACGGGCCTGTTGAACTTCGGTCACGTCGCCTCGATGGGCCTCGGCGCCTACGGCGTGGCCATCGCGGTCCACCAATGGCACTGGTCGCTGTGGGCGGGCGTGGCGCTGGGCTTCGGACTGTCGATCGCTCTCAGCCTGCTCGTGGGCTTCACGACCCTCCGGCTGCGCGCCGACTACCTGGCGGTGGTGACGATCGCCATCGCCGAGATGCTGCGCATCGTGGCCAACGCCGCACCGAGCAAGAGCGTCACGAACTCCGCCGAGGGCATCAACTTGTTCAACGGGACGTACCGAAGCCTCGACCCGTTGTCGACCGGCAGCTACGGCTGGGGCCGCTTCTCGTTCACCAGCACGGAGCTGTGGACGATGATCGTCGGCTGGGGCCTCGTGGCATCGAGCTCGCTGCTCGTGTGGGCGTTGATGCGCAGCCCGTGGGGCCGGGTGCTGCGGGCCATCCGCGAGGACGAAGACGCGGCGCGCGCGCTCGGAAAGAACGTCTTTGCCTACAAACTCCAGAGCCTCGTGCTCGGCGGCGCCATCGCCGCGCTGTCGGGCATGCTCATCGCGCTGAACGACGACTACACGGACCCCACGAAATGGGTCGCCGGCTTCACGTTCTACGTGTTCACCGTGGTGATCCTGGGCGGGCCCGGCCGGATCCTCGGTCCGATCGTGGGCGCCATGCTGTTCTGGTTCCTGCTCGAGTTCAGCGAAGGCCTCCTCAACACGGTGACCAGCCACCACTTCGCCGGCCTCTGGGGCTGGCTCGACCCGGTGCTGCACCATCCGATCGATGCCGGCACGCTCGCGGCGGTCCGCTTCGCACTCGTCGGTCTCGGGCTCATGCTGTTGATGATCTTCCGACCCCAGGGGATCTTCGGCGACAAGGCGGAGATGATGCTCCATGACTGA
- a CDS encoding aldehyde dehydrogenase — translation MHAYDKLYIGGEWAAPAGSDTIEVISPATEEVVGRVPDGTTADIDAAVAAARKAFDEGPWPRLSPTERADAVEKFANLYATRLDDMANIISTEMGSPLLFAQLAQAPMPYMMLNYFVGLAREFPFEEERQGMLGNVLVRHEPVGVVGAIVPWNVPQFTTMSKLAPALVAGCAVVLKPAPETPLDAFLMAEIAHEAGIPAGAINIVPAGREVGEHLVTHPGVDKIAFTGSTAAGRKIAALCGENLKRCSLELGGKSAAIVLDDADLGQLTEGLKMASFMNNGQACVAQTRILASRSRYDEVVEALADLANGFKVGDPLDATTEIGPLVSARQRERVEGYIKIGQDEGAKAVTGGGRPAGLEKGWYVEPTIFAGVDNDMRIAREEIFGPVLVAIPYDDEADALRIANDSDYGLAGTVWTADVDHGIDIARQVRTGTYGVNGYLMDISSPFGGYKASGIGREFGPEGLSGYLEHKSIALPG, via the coding sequence ATGCACGCGTACGACAAGCTCTACATCGGAGGCGAGTGGGCCGCGCCCGCCGGCAGCGACACGATCGAGGTCATCTCGCCTGCCACCGAGGAAGTGGTGGGCCGGGTGCCTGACGGCACCACCGCCGACATCGACGCGGCGGTGGCTGCGGCCCGCAAGGCGTTCGACGAAGGCCCGTGGCCCCGCCTGTCCCCCACCGAACGGGCCGACGCGGTGGAGAAGTTCGCCAACCTCTACGCCACCCGCCTCGACGACATGGCCAACATCATCAGCACCGAGATGGGGTCGCCGTTGCTGTTCGCACAGCTCGCCCAGGCGCCGATGCCGTACATGATGTTGAACTACTTCGTGGGCCTGGCACGCGAGTTCCCGTTCGAGGAAGAGCGCCAGGGCATGCTGGGCAACGTGCTGGTGCGCCACGAGCCGGTCGGCGTGGTCGGCGCGATCGTGCCGTGGAACGTCCCGCAGTTCACCACCATGTCGAAGCTCGCCCCGGCGTTGGTTGCCGGTTGCGCGGTGGTCCTGAAACCCGCTCCGGAGACCCCGCTCGATGCGTTCCTCATGGCCGAGATCGCCCATGAAGCCGGCATCCCAGCCGGCGCGATCAACATCGTGCCGGCGGGCCGCGAAGTCGGTGAGCACCTCGTGACCCACCCGGGTGTCGACAAGATCGCGTTCACCGGCTCCACTGCTGCGGGCCGCAAGATCGCGGCGCTGTGCGGTGAGAACCTGAAGCGCTGCAGCCTCGAGCTCGGCGGCAAGTCCGCGGCGATCGTGCTCGACGACGCCGACCTAGGCCAGCTCACCGAGGGCCTCAAGATGGCGTCGTTCATGAACAACGGGCAGGCCTGCGTTGCCCAGACCCGGATCCTGGCGTCGCGGAGTCGCTACGACGAGGTGGTCGAAGCGCTCGCCGACCTCGCCAACGGCTTCAAGGTCGGTGACCCACTCGACGCCACGACCGAGATCGGCCCCTTGGTGTCCGCCCGCCAGCGCGAGCGCGTCGAGGGCTACATCAAGATCGGCCAGGACGAGGGCGCCAAGGCCGTCACCGGCGGCGGCCGCCCGGCAGGGCTCGAAAAGGGCTGGTACGTCGAGCCGACGATCTTCGCCGGCGTCGACAACGACATGCGCATCGCCCGGGAAGAGATCTTCGGCCCGGTCCTGGTGGCGATCCCCTACGACGACGAAGCCGACGCGCTCCGCATCGCCAACGACTCCGACTACGGCCTGGCCGGCACCGTGTGGACCGCCGACGTCGACCATGGCATCGACATCGCCCGGCAGGTGCGCACCGGCACGTACGGCGTCAACGGCTACCTGATGGACATCAGCTCGCCGTTCGGCGGCTACAAGGCGTCGGGCATCGGCCGGGAGTTCGGCCCCGAGGGGCTGAGCGGTTACCTCGAGCACAAGTCGATCGCGCTCCCCGGCTGA
- a CDS encoding MarR family transcriptional regulator has protein sequence MAPEPLSFDPIAEAWRQWRGAWPDAAEHMAAITSIMRAQQLVLAAVERALQPFDLTFASYEALRLLAFTRHGSLPMGKMGERLMVHPASVTNTIDRLAERSLVVRETDEADRRRTLAVLTDDGRKLVEDATLVLNDTQFGLGALDDAAARDLSHLLRQVRADAADFDPATSPDPWQKPLL, from the coding sequence GTGGCGCCGGAACCGTTGTCGTTCGACCCCATCGCGGAGGCGTGGCGACAATGGCGAGGTGCCTGGCCCGACGCAGCCGAGCACATGGCGGCGATCACGTCGATCATGCGGGCCCAGCAGCTCGTGTTGGCGGCCGTGGAGCGGGCGTTGCAGCCGTTCGATCTCACCTTCGCCAGCTACGAGGCGTTGCGGTTGCTGGCGTTCACGCGCCATGGCTCGTTGCCCATGGGCAAGATGGGGGAGCGGCTGATGGTGCACCCGGCGAGCGTGACCAACACCATCGACCGTCTCGCAGAACGCAGCCTGGTGGTGCGCGAGACCGACGAGGCGGACCGGCGTCGAACGCTGGCCGTCCTCACCGACGACGGGCGCAAGTTGGTGGAGGACGCCACGCTCGTGCTCAACGACACCCAGTTCGGCCTCGGCGCACTCGACGACGCCGCGGCCCGAGACCTGAGTCACCTCCTGCGTCAAGTCCGCGCCGACGCCGCGGACTTCGACCCCGCCACCTCCCCCGATCCCTGGCAAAAACCCCTGCTGTGA
- the mftF gene encoding mycofactocin biosynthesis glycosyltransferase MftF (Members of this protein family, MftF, are glycosyltransferases, members of PF00535 (glycosyl transferase family 2). The encoding gene is found as part of the mycofactocin cassette, in Mycobacterium tuberculosis, many other Actinobacteria, and occasional members of other lineages. Mycofactocin itself, a putative redox carrier, is a heavily modified derivative of the C-terminal Val-Tyr dipeptide of the mycofactocin precursor MftA (TIGR03969).): MADPSGRSPERCPGTAEPTSVALSRWVLDRATRLLPVRGGGTALLGGSPLSLLRLTPAGAALVRRAERGEPIAVESLSEPAQGLLDRLVDSGAIVPVCSPEDGPSPGEVAVVIPVFDRPDGLATTLRSLARVSPDVAEVVVVDDASTDPDPVREVVAGTAAMTGAPPVSPRVTTPASDVDGRVSPTRARAPGWPWHIQLVRRPVNGGAGAARNTGLAAAQSPFMAFVDAGCEVRPGWLEALLPHFADERVALVAPRVRGREAGPHTRTGAASWAGESRTAVARYEAVRSALDLGADPAPVRPRSRVPYVPSTTFVGRATHLHEAGGFDEELKVGEDVDLVWRLHEAGHRVRYEPAAEVGHDHPTRLGPWLRRRVDYGTSAAPLAARHTGMLAPLGVSPWSAAVWALTAAGHPVAGATIAGGTAVALGRRLRDRGLVHPIAEAARLTARGHVGAGRLIARSLTRAWLPITAATMVLSGRGRRVALAAAVVPALVDWWTLRPALDPARFVALATADDIAYGAGVWLGAARTGTWEPVTPALTPWRP; encoded by the coding sequence GTGGCGGACCCGTCGGGTCGCTCGCCCGAGCGTTGCCCCGGCACCGCCGAGCCGACCTCCGTGGCGCTGAGCCGCTGGGTGCTCGACCGGGCGACACGCCTCCTGCCCGTCCGAGGCGGGGGCACCGCGCTGCTCGGCGGCTCGCCGTTGTCGCTGCTGCGTCTCACCCCGGCGGGGGCTGCGCTGGTGCGGCGGGCCGAGCGTGGCGAACCCATCGCGGTCGAGTCCCTGAGCGAACCGGCGCAGGGGCTGCTCGACCGGTTGGTCGACTCCGGCGCGATCGTGCCCGTGTGCTCGCCGGAGGACGGCCCTTCGCCCGGCGAGGTGGCGGTGGTGATCCCGGTGTTCGATCGCCCGGATGGGCTCGCGACCACGCTCCGCTCGCTGGCCCGGGTCAGTCCTGACGTGGCCGAGGTGGTGGTGGTGGACGACGCCTCCACGGACCCCGACCCGGTGCGCGAGGTGGTGGCCGGCACCGCAGCCATGACCGGCGCCCCACCCGTGTCGCCGCGCGTCACCACGCCAGCCTCCGACGTGGACGGCCGGGTGTCACCCACCCGCGCCCGGGCTCCCGGCTGGCCGTGGCACATCCAGTTGGTGCGGCGACCCGTGAACGGCGGCGCCGGCGCGGCACGCAACACCGGGCTGGCCGCCGCCCAATCGCCTTTCATGGCGTTCGTGGATGCCGGGTGCGAGGTGCGTCCGGGTTGGTTGGAGGCGCTGCTCCCCCACTTCGCCGACGAGCGGGTGGCCTTGGTCGCCCCGCGCGTGCGTGGTCGCGAGGCTGGACCCCACACCCGCACCGGCGCGGCCAGCTGGGCCGGCGAGTCGCGCACCGCGGTGGCTCGCTACGAAGCCGTGCGCTCGGCCCTCGATCTCGGGGCCGACCCCGCACCCGTCCGGCCCCGGTCACGGGTGCCGTACGTGCCGTCGACCACCTTCGTCGGCCGCGCCACCCACCTCCACGAGGCCGGTGGGTTCGACGAGGAACTGAAGGTGGGCGAAGACGTCGACTTGGTGTGGCGCCTTCACGAGGCCGGGCATCGGGTGCGCTACGAGCCGGCGGCGGAGGTCGGCCATGACCACCCGACCCGCCTCGGCCCGTGGCTGCGGCGGCGGGTCGACTACGGCACGTCGGCGGCACCCCTTGCCGCGCGCCACACCGGCATGCTCGCCCCGCTGGGTGTGTCGCCCTGGAGCGCCGCCGTGTGGGCACTGACCGCGGCGGGACATCCGGTCGCGGGGGCCACCATCGCCGGTGGAACGGCCGTCGCCCTCGGCAGGCGCCTGCGCGACCGCGGTCTCGTCCACCCGATCGCCGAGGCTGCCCGCCTGACCGCGCGAGGGCATGTGGGTGCGGGACGGTTGATCGCCCGATCACTCACCCGCGCGTGGCTGCCGATCACCGCGGCCACCATGGTCCTGTCCGGCCGCGGCCGGCGAGTGGCGCTGGCAGCGGCCGTGGTGCCGGCACTCGTGGACTGGTGGACACTCCGCCCCGCCCTCGACCCCGCCCGGTTCGTCGCCCTCGCCACCGCCGACGACATCGCGTACGGCGCCGGCGTGTGGCTCGGCGCCGCCCGGACCGGCACCTGGGAGCCCGTCACCCCCGCGCTCACCCCCTGGCGCCCCTGA
- a CDS encoding mycofactocin-coupled SDR family oxidoreductase — protein sequence MASDDGRSDPPVALVTGAARGIGAATVRALLAGGWAVVATDACADDPVLSYPLANQADLEAVVADGGDRCIGVVADVRDQAGLDAAVKTAVDTFGGLDAAVPVAGVLRGGHPAWETTEAAWHVQLDVNLTGAWRLARAAVPAMLARPEPRRGRFIAVSSAAGVKGLPMLAAYSASKHGLVGLVTSMAAELGPYGICANVVCPGSTVGPILDASAAVYGLDSPEEFATHHLLPRLLRPEEIAGVIAFLCGPGGSGMTGAVVPVDAGMDAR from the coding sequence ATGGCTTCCGACGACGGCAGGTCCGACCCGCCCGTTGCACTGGTGACCGGCGCCGCGCGCGGGATCGGCGCTGCCACCGTCCGAGCGCTGCTCGCCGGCGGGTGGGCGGTCGTGGCCACCGACGCGTGCGCAGACGACCCGGTCCTCAGCTATCCCCTGGCCAACCAGGCCGACCTCGAAGCTGTCGTGGCCGACGGCGGCGACCGGTGCATCGGCGTGGTGGCCGACGTGCGCGACCAGGCCGGCCTCGACGCAGCGGTGAAGACCGCGGTCGACACGTTCGGCGGCCTCGATGCCGCGGTGCCGGTCGCCGGCGTGTTGCGAGGCGGCCACCCTGCCTGGGAGACGACCGAGGCCGCGTGGCACGTGCAGCTGGACGTCAACCTGACTGGCGCCTGGCGACTGGCGCGCGCCGCGGTCCCGGCCATGCTCGCCCGGCCCGAGCCGCGCCGCGGCCGGTTCATCGCCGTGTCGTCCGCCGCGGGCGTGAAAGGGCTGCCGATGCTGGCCGCCTACTCGGCGTCCAAGCACGGGCTCGTCGGACTGGTGACCTCGATGGCGGCCGAGCTGGGCCCATACGGCATCTGCGCGAACGTCGTCTGCCCCGGCTCCACGGTGGGCCCGATCCTCGATGCGAGCGCGGCGGTCTACGGCCTCGACTCGCCGGAGGAGTTCGCGACCCACCACCTGTTGCCCCGGCTCTTGCGCCCCGAGGAGATCGCGGGCGTGATCGCCTTCTTGTGCGGACCTGGCGGGAGCGGCATGACCGGCGCCGTCGTCCCAGTCGACGCGGGCATGGACGCCCGGTGA
- a CDS encoding acyl-ACP desaturase, whose amino-acid sequence MTSPSTALAAELTPKVEELLDRHLDMAKEWFPHELVPWDRAAGRGIDDADRDWKPDMFPMSDGVRSALFVNLLTEDNLPYYFHTIDRMFGRDGAWGEWARRWTAEEGRHSMVIRDYLTVTDALDPVELERSRMVQVSRGVVPEPADPVDGLVYVALQELATRIAHRNTGKALDDPAGMAVMSRVAADENLHFLFYRDLVATALEIDPSTVLASIERQVRDFEMPGTGIPAFTEHANAIARAGIYDFLLHHDQVLVPVVLRHWAIEKVTGLTDAAEQARDRVLKRIERIGKAGQRLARRAAERAAEAAGGATPRLV is encoded by the coding sequence GTGACCTCTCCGAGCACGGCGCTGGCCGCCGAGCTGACCCCGAAGGTCGAGGAACTCCTCGACCGCCACCTCGACATGGCCAAGGAGTGGTTCCCCCACGAGCTGGTCCCGTGGGACCGCGCGGCCGGGCGCGGCATCGACGATGCGGATCGCGACTGGAAGCCCGACATGTTCCCGATGTCGGACGGGGTCCGCAGCGCCTTGTTCGTCAACCTCCTCACGGAGGACAACCTGCCGTACTACTTCCACACCATCGACCGGATGTTCGGCCGCGACGGGGCGTGGGGCGAGTGGGCGCGGCGGTGGACGGCCGAGGAAGGTCGGCACTCGATGGTGATCCGCGACTACCTCACGGTCACCGATGCGCTCGACCCGGTCGAGCTGGAGCGATCCCGGATGGTGCAGGTGTCGCGGGGTGTCGTGCCCGAGCCCGCCGACCCGGTCGACGGACTGGTCTACGTGGCCTTGCAGGAGCTGGCCACCCGCATCGCCCACCGCAACACCGGCAAAGCGCTCGACGACCCGGCCGGCATGGCCGTGATGTCACGGGTCGCCGCCGACGAGAACCTGCACTTCCTCTTCTACCGCGACCTCGTGGCCACCGCGCTCGAGATCGACCCGTCGACCGTGCTGGCGTCGATCGAGCGCCAAGTCCGCGACTTCGAGATGCCCGGAACCGGCATCCCGGCGTTCACCGAGCACGCCAACGCCATCGCCCGAGCGGGGATCTACGACTTCCTCTTGCACCACGACCAGGTGCTCGTGCCGGTCGTGTTGCGCCACTGGGCCATCGAGAAGGTCACCGGCCTCACCGACGCGGCCGAGCAAGCCCGCGACCGCGTGCTCAAGCGCATCGAGCGCATCGGGAAGGCCGGCCAGCGCCTGGCCCGCCGGGCGGCAGAGCGCGCTGCGGAAGCCGCCGGCGGCGCCACCCCGCGGCTCGTCTGA
- the mftE gene encoding mycofactocin biosynthesis peptidyl-dipeptidase MftE, whose protein sequence is MSKSNAPSGRPPATSRAELEAVALDLFADQGFERTTVDDIADAAGVSRRTFFRYYPSKNDVVWGAFDELLASMDHWLGAAPPSTPVLAAVAGAVVRFNSLPAGAVPEHRQRMALILRVPALQAHGTLRYADWRAVIARFVAGRLGTDPFAPIPQLVGHVSLAVSVAAYEQWLADPDADLAGLLQAGFATLGSGLDFDQLDGGDTAADGVGRGDTAGGRAAGAASPPSHLAEARSPDLDASHPVLLVPLGSVEQHGPHLPLDTDTRVAVAVAERAADDLRRRGHAIAVAPAIAYGSSGEHAAFAGTLSVGQIALEAQLVELGRSADHFAGMVIVNGHGGNVEALRRAVDRLRHEGRNVAGWSPRPAGGDAHAGRTETSLLLHLAPRSVRPDLAEAGNTAPLGELLADLRKGGLAAVTPNGVLGDPTGATPGEGEALLDALVADLSAVVHAVVDAVVDEASTCPPGGSGTTLPS, encoded by the coding sequence GTGTCAAAGTCCAACGCACCCAGCGGGCGACCGCCGGCCACCAGCCGCGCCGAGCTGGAGGCCGTCGCGCTCGACCTGTTCGCGGACCAGGGGTTTGAGCGCACGACCGTCGACGACATCGCCGACGCGGCCGGCGTGTCCCGCCGCACGTTCTTCCGCTACTACCCCTCCAAGAACGACGTGGTGTGGGGCGCGTTCGACGAGCTGCTCGCGTCGATGGACCACTGGCTGGGCGCCGCACCGCCCTCGACCCCGGTGCTCGCCGCAGTGGCGGGAGCCGTCGTGCGGTTCAACTCGCTGCCCGCCGGCGCCGTACCGGAGCACCGCCAGCGCATGGCCCTGATCTTGCGGGTCCCGGCGCTGCAAGCCCACGGCACCCTCCGCTACGCCGACTGGCGCGCCGTGATCGCCCGCTTCGTGGCCGGGCGCCTCGGCACCGACCCGTTCGCGCCGATCCCCCAGCTCGTCGGGCACGTGTCGCTCGCGGTGTCGGTGGCCGCGTACGAGCAATGGCTCGCCGACCCGGACGCCGACCTCGCCGGGCTGCTGCAAGCCGGCTTCGCCACCCTCGGCAGCGGCCTCGACTTCGACCAGCTCGACGGGGGCGACACAGCGGCCGACGGGGTCGGCAGGGGCGACACGGCTGGCGGGCGCGCTGCGGGCGCCGCCAGCCCCCCGAGCCACCTGGCGGAAGCCCGCAGCCCAGACCTGGACGCGTCGCACCCGGTGCTGCTCGTGCCGCTCGGCAGCGTCGAGCAACACGGGCCGCACTTACCGCTCGACACCGACACCCGGGTGGCCGTGGCAGTTGCCGAGCGGGCTGCCGACGACCTCCGTCGCCGCGGCCATGCCATCGCCGTCGCGCCGGCGATCGCGTACGGGTCGTCAGGCGAGCACGCGGCGTTCGCCGGCACCTTGTCGGTTGGTCAGATCGCCCTCGAGGCCCAGCTGGTCGAGTTGGGGCGGTCGGCCGACCACTTCGCCGGCATGGTGATCGTGAACGGTCACGGCGGCAACGTCGAAGCGCTCCGCCGGGCGGTCGACCGCCTCCGCCACGAGGGCCGCAACGTCGCCGGCTGGTCGCCTCGCCCCGCCGGAGGCGACGCCCACGCAGGGCGAACCGAGACCTCGCTCCTGTTGCACCTCGCGCCCCGCTCGGTCCGCCCCGACCTGGCCGAGGCGGGCAACACGGCACCGCTCGGCGAGCTGCTCGCGGACCTGCGCAAGGGCGGGCTCGCGGCCGTGACCCCGAACGGCGTGCTCGGGGACCCCACCGGTGCGACGCCTGGCGAGGGCGAAGCGCTCCTCGACGCCCTGGTGGCCGACCTGTCCGCCGTGGTCCATGCGGTGGTCGATGCGGTGGTCGATGAGGCCTCGACCTGCCCACCAGGCGGCTCGGGCACTACCCTTCCGTCGTGA
- the mftD gene encoding pre-mycofactocin synthase MftD (MftD, an enzyme found in the mycofactocin biosynthesis locus, performs an oxidative deamination of 3-amino-5-[(p-hydroxyphenyl)methyl]-4,4-dimethyl-2-pyrrolidinone (AHDP). The resulting compound, now called pre-mycofactocin (PMFT), is a biologically active redox cofactor that can oxidize the non-exchangeable NADH of TIGR03971 family SDR-type oxidoreductases.): MADAWFETVAEAQRRAKKRLPAPVYGALLAGSEAGVSRDGNVEAFSRLGFAPEVANKPATRDQATNVMGQPISMPVMISPTGVQAVHPDGEVAVARAAAARGTAMGLSSFASKPIEEVVEANPQTFFQIYWCGTKDQMAQRIARARAAGAAGLIVTLDWSFANGRDWGSPFIPEHIDVEAAKRYAVPVALRPRWLLDWAKTKKLPDLTVPNMQLDGQPAPTFFEAYGEWMGTPPATWDDLAWLRAEWEGPLMIKGVIRVDDARRARDLGATCISVSNHGGNNLDTTPAPIRALAAIKAAVGDDIEIVLDGGVRRGADAVKAVALGARAVMLGRAYLWGLAANGQAGVENVLDLLRSGIDAVLLGLSKPSIADLTPADIVIPDGFHVALGTS, encoded by the coding sequence ATGGCAGACGCATGGTTCGAGACGGTGGCCGAAGCGCAGCGACGGGCGAAGAAGCGGCTGCCCGCGCCGGTGTACGGCGCGCTGCTGGCCGGCTCCGAAGCCGGCGTGTCGCGCGACGGCAACGTCGAGGCGTTCTCCCGCCTCGGCTTCGCGCCGGAAGTCGCCAACAAGCCGGCCACCCGCGACCAGGCCACCAACGTGATGGGCCAGCCGATCTCGATGCCGGTCATGATCTCGCCCACCGGTGTGCAGGCGGTCCACCCCGACGGCGAAGTGGCCGTGGCCCGCGCCGCTGCGGCGCGCGGCACCGCCATGGGGCTCAGCTCGTTCGCGAGCAAGCCGATCGAGGAAGTGGTCGAGGCCAACCCGCAGACGTTCTTCCAGATCTACTGGTGCGGCACCAAAGACCAGATGGCGCAACGGATCGCCCGCGCCCGCGCCGCAGGTGCGGCCGGCCTGATCGTCACGCTCGACTGGTCGTTCGCCAACGGCCGCGACTGGGGGAGCCCGTTCATCCCCGAGCACATCGACGTCGAGGCTGCCAAGCGCTACGCGGTGCCGGTGGCGCTGCGCCCTCGCTGGTTGCTCGACTGGGCAAAGACGAAGAAGCTGCCCGATCTGACCGTGCCCAACATGCAGCTCGACGGGCAGCCGGCCCCCACCTTCTTCGAGGCGTACGGCGAGTGGATGGGCACGCCGCCCGCCACGTGGGACGACCTCGCCTGGCTGCGTGCCGAGTGGGAGGGCCCGCTGATGATCAAGGGCGTCATCCGCGTCGACGACGCCCGGCGCGCCCGCGACCTCGGCGCCACCTGCATCTCGGTGTCGAACCACGGCGGCAACAACCTCGACACCACGCCCGCACCGATCCGTGCACTGGCGGCGATCAAGGCAGCCGTGGGCGACGACATCGAGATCGTCCTCGACGGCGGCGTGCGGCGCGGCGCCGACGCGGTCAAGGCAGTGGCCCTCGGCGCCCGAGCGGTGATGCTGGGTCGGGCGTACCTCTGGGGGCTGGCTGCCAACGGCCAAGCAGGCGTCGAGAACGTCCTCGACCTGTTGCGCAGCGGCATCGACGCCGTGCTGCTCGGCTTGTCGAAGCCGTCGATCGCGGACTTGACCCCCGCCGACATCGTCATCCCCGACGGCTTCCACGTCGCCCTCGGCACCAGCTGA